In the genome of uncultured Methanobrevibacter sp., the window AGTAGAGGGCAATGACGATTCACAGAACGTCCAGTCCAGCAAATCCATTCCAAATCATGACATCAAGGACAACCAGAAGGTTGCAAAGACCGGAGCCGCACGTGTCTATGAAATCATGGGCAGGGACAACACAGGCTCTGCAGTCAGGAAATTATAATCATACATCAACAGTTTTATTTTAGGAAAGAAGTGTAACTATGGGAAACGAAGCTACTTTAAACCAATTGGTAAACGAGCAGGAAAAGGCAGTCTTCAAGTCCATGAGGACTGACATGGAGACAGGAAAGGCTGTATTGAACGTCGAGCAGTTAGGTTACTTCCTCAGGGAAGCAACCTTGGACAATACAATTTTAAGAGATGCGGACTTCAAGCTGATGAAATCTTTCAAGAAGCATCTCAACAGGGTAGGAATAAACGGAAGAGTCCTCACAAACGGTTATGACGTGAACGGCGAGACCGACCCTGAGATTCCTGCGGCTGACGTCGACTTCGGAGCAAACGAATTGGACGTCAAGAAGCTCAAGGCAATGTGCGAAATCGAGGATGACGAGAAGGAGGACAACATGACACAAGCCCAATTCGAGCAGACCCTTCTCCAGATGATGGGAGAAAGGATTGGGGAGGACTTGGAATACTGGGCATTGTTTGCTGACAGCGAAGTTGCAAGAAGCGACGATCCTCTTCTCAACACAAATGACGGATGGCTCAAGAAATGCGCAAACCACATATCCAGCAGGTCAATAGCTCCTAGCAATGGAATGTTTGACATTGAGGACGGTCCTGAAGCGATGTTCGACGCAATGATTAAGGCATTGCCTCCAAGATTCAGGAAAAACAGGAGAATGCTCAAGTTCTATGTTCCTTTTGAAGTCGAGGACGCATACAGGAACATCCTCATAAACAGAGGAACTGGCTTGGGTGATTCCGCACAGATAGGGTTCAATGCCTTGTCCTACAAGGGAATACCTATTGAGCATTGCTCCACCTTGGATGATGAGGACGGAAGGGGAATACTGGGCAACAGGGTATGCTCCATGCTCACAAACCCTAAGAACTTGGCTTACGGAATATGGAAGAATCTTTCTGTAGAGCCTGAAAGGATTGCCAAGAACGAGCTCACAAGATACTGGTTCCGTATCCGCGGCGATGTGGACTACTACTTCCGTAACGGAGCAGTTGTAAGCGTAATGAATTCAAGCGATGCGGAGGCGTTGCCTGAACTCTCCAGAGCATAATGGTATGATTTCGCATATCATTGTGCTTCTCATTTGCTTTATAGGATTGGTTGAGGCGATACTGATGGCATTGGTTGATTGGGAGGACTTGGCAATATCCGTTCACAAGTCTCCTAGAAAGCTTTATAATGTTTTGAAGGATGAGTTAGGTCTTCCTGAATGGAACGAACTGTCTGTGATTGAAAGGAGAAGCATGAAGAAAAGGTATGCTGTCATAAGAGATTCCTTTCCTGAGTTGCCTCCATGGGAAGAACTTTCCGTCATAGACAGGAGAAGCCACAAGAGACTCTACAAACTTATCAAATCAGTTTATGATGGAGACTATGATGACAGTCCAAGCTTGGAAGGTCCACCAGCAGCAGTCGGTCCTCAGAAGGAGATTCCATTGGAAGAGGCAGAGTATCCTTGATTGAGGAGATGGCAATATGACTTGGATTGGTACGGAAGATGTCATCGAGTTCACAGGAGTCAAGCCTCAGACATTCAGGTTCGAGAAGGGAGACACCTCCAGCCTGGAAACATTGCTTGAGAAGTGGATTCTGCAGTCAGAAGGACTTATAATATCCTACTGCAACTACGATTTCAATGACTTGGAGGAGATACCTCCAGCAGTTGTTAATGTCTGCCTTAGGCTTACTGCAAACATGGTCGCATTGGCTCAGGCAAGGAAGGACACTCCCGTAATTCAGGTCAAGGAATGGAACGTGCAGACTGTCAGTTCCAACATATTCTCAAATGACTTGAAAAGGGACTTGACTCCTTTCGTGCATGAAAGGAAAAGCTACAAAGGAGACGAGATTGACTTCTTCGTCATCACTGGAGATGATGACTCTTGGTGAAATTGCAGATTGACGTTGAGGAACTCAAGCCATTGGAGCCAAGGTTCAAAAAGGTTGCTAAAAGGACAGTTGTGTTGACTGCAAATGAATTGCAGAGAAACCTCAAGAAGTTGAGTCCTGTGGATCATGGAAGGCTTCAGGGCTCTTGGGTAATCTTCCAGACAGGAGAATTGGAAAGGACTGTGAAAAGCAGTGCAAAGTATGCCATTTTCGTAAATGATGGAACAGGTCTGTACGGTCCTTTTGGTCATAAGATAAGACCTAAGAACGGAAAGTTCTTAGCCTTTACACCAAACAAAGGAAAGTTCAAGGGAAAGCTTGTTGTGGTTCCATGGACTAGAGGACAGAAGCCTCAGAGGTTTGTTGAGAGAAGCATGGAAATGACTGAAAGGAGAGTGCAGGAATTTATGATTAGGGCAATGATGGAGATGGACTCATGAAATTCGTAAATACTGCTTCGCTTGTTCCTCAGACTGTAAAGGCATATCTTGAACATGAGATAAAGGAAGGAGGATTGCTTGAGGATGTGGAGACACTGATTCCATCCGTGAACAGTGATGTTCCTGTGGACCCTCCTGCGATATGGATTGTGCAGCACCCTACTACAAGATGGGTCAATGACAAGGCGAATCTCTCCAATAAGATTACATTGTCAGTTCCATTCGAGTTCGTGTGCGTAGAGTACAGCGATGACTTGGAGGAGGCTGAGATATTGGGAATCAGCCTTGCAAGCAGGGTCGGCTCAAGCCTGATGAAGAACTTCAACAAGGTGAAGGTTGACGATTCCATGCCAAACAGGTTCTTCCACAAGCTGGAGTTCGAGACATTGTATCCAGTAGGAGAGGTAACGGTTGTAGGAAAGAGCGAAAGGATACCCGCAACCAGCATAATCTTTAATTTTGTTTATATTGTTGATTGGTTGAAATGTAATAGAAAGTATGATTAGGTGAGATTTTATGGGAATTCGTGTTGTAGGAATTAAGGAAGAGGCAAGGTATGGAGTTGCTGAGTCAGCGCCCGACTTCCATCAGGAAGTGAGCAAGGCAAAGGCTTCCCTGAACTCAACTCCAAACACAAAGTCAAGCGGATCAAGGATGAAGAAGAAGGCAAGGGCAGGTGTGTACAAGCCTACTGCCAACATCGAAGGTGAGGTTGACCTTAAGAGGATAGGGCACTATCTCAAGGCATTCCTGGACAACTATCACTTCACTGACGGAGGCTCCAGCCCCAACACCCATGAGTTCTGGGGAGGAGAGAACAACAAGTTGAGCAGCTTCACCCTTTGGGTTACTTTTGACATATTCGAGAAGACCATTGTGGGCTCCTTGCTTGACAACTTCAAGATGGAGGTTAGCGACGAGTACATGAAGTTCACTGCTGACTTTGTATACAAGACAGAGACAAGCGATGAGATTGATGACATGGAAGATTATGCAGTCAAGCTTATCGACGGAGATTGGGCATTGATGTTCTATGATGTTTCCGTTGAGATAGACGAGTCTGCACCTCCAGGAATCGTTTCAAGCTTCAGCTTTGAAGGAAAGAACAACATCAATGTCGACAAGACAATCGGATTGGGTAGCCGTGGTCCTCAAAGGAAAGCCGCTGCTCAAGGAAGGGACATAACCATTTCATTTGTTAGCACTTTGGAAAGGGAAACCTTTGAACTGATACAGAAAGCGGAATATGGTGAAGTCGGAAATGGACCGTCTGAATGCAAGCTTTGCAAGATTCCGTTAAAACTTATCTGCAATGTCTGTGAGGACACAACCGACAGGCTTGAGATCACATTCCCCGAGTGCATATTTGCGGTGGACTATGAGTTGAGCGAGGCTGACGAGATTGAGGTTACATTCAACTTGGACGCCATGGGAACAGGCTATGCCACAAAATTGGATGGAACCCGCGTATTGACAGACATGTATTGCAGGCTTGTGAATGACCAGCCTGAGATAAAGAGCGGTGAAGGTGTAACAAGCGCTACCGTAAGGCTTACAGTCAAGGACGAGAATGAACAGCCTGTATCAGGCAATGTTGCAATTGTCAACAGAGTTACTGAAGAAAGCCTTGAGGCAACCACAGGCAGTGCAGGAGGCTGTTCCTTCAATGATGTGGCTCCTGGAAGGTATGATGTGATTGTTGAAGGGTACGAGGTTGTTTCAGGAAGCATTATATCCGTAAATGACATTGACGAAAGCTTTGACATTACTGTTGAAGAGATTGAAGAGGATTAGGTATCATGGTTGTAGTAAAGAAATCAGACATCCTGAAGGGTGTCAAGAAGATTGAAAAGGTGAAGATTGACGCTTTGGATGGGGACGAGATGTACTTGAGACCCCTTTCCCAAGCGGAAATCAATGAGGTTGATGAGATTGAGGCAAAGGCTATGGGCATATTCGAGACCAACGAGACTGCCCACAGAGGAAGAAGGCAGAAGCCAAAGAGTGTAGTCGAGAGCAAAGGAAAGATAAATCTCGAATTGCAGCAAAAGGCACAGCACCAGGCTAAGACCAAAGCCATCTTCATGTCATTGGACAATGAGAAGAATGTCGGCGAGGAGGCTTGGAGCGAGACAGAGATTGAGCAGATGCCTCACAAACTTTTTGAAGAACTGTTTTCCCATGTCCGCAGATTGAGTGGAATAGAACTCTCTGAGGATGAGGTAGATACCTTTCATTAAATCAAAGGAAGGTAGGCAGATTCTATGGTTGGATTACTGCGGCTACCATTTGACAAGGTGTCAAAGTGATTTAACCATACTGCAAGCTGTCTTCCTGACAAAAGGAAGACTTGAACTATATCAGGAAATGAATAAAGTGGAAGAAAGTAAATTTTAGCTATTTTTCAGGAGTGAAGGAGAATGCCGTCAAGCAATGTAATGAACATAATCGTCAAGGCAGAGGACATGGCATCATCTGTCGCCCAAAAGGTTGAAAACAGCTTCAGGAAATTGGGAAACACAATTGACAGCACCTTTACAACATCACTTTCAAACACAAAATTCAATCAGGAACTCACTTCTTTTGGAACGGACTTGGACAAGGTAACCCAAAGGCTGAAGCAGGTAGGAGTCAACGGACAGTCAAGCTTCAACCAACTCACCAATGCAGAAAGGAGAACATTGGAAAAGCTGGGCGAACTGGATCCAGTATCTGCAAAGGTATTGCAACATCTGACAAGAATAGGAATAACTGGAAAGCAGAGCTTCAACCAGTTATCTGCTTCTGAGCAGAAGGCATTGATGACTATGAAATCGACTTCTGAACAAATAGAGGAAGTCAATTCAAAGCTTAGAGTGGTAGGAATAGGTGCAGCACAGGCAGCGAACATGCTGAATCAGATGAAGCTTGACCCAAGCATTGGCTCAAACCTGGACAGGGCAAAGCTCAAGGTTTCGGAAATGGGCTATTCCCTTGACAGCACAAAGGGAAAGATACTTGTCTTGGGCACAGCAATCCAGACCAGTTTGGGCAACAAGTGGGACTCCATCAAGACCAAGGTTCAGACCACAGCCACAAACATAAGGACAGCATTGGGAAATGCCATCACTTCCGTCAAGTCAAAGGTCCAGAACTTGGGAAATGCCTTCAGCGGTCTTGGAGGAATAATATCCTCTGCAATCGGTGCGATAGGAATGGCTTCCATCTCACAGCTGACTGTCGGACTGGCGATGAACCGTGAGAGGATGACTGCACTGACAAATGCCACAATGGGCGGTGCGAAGGCAGGAGACCATCTGCTCAACGGGTTCACTGGTGTGAACAAGGTCTTCAAGGACTTGAACGGGAACTCAACAAACTACTTCATGG includes:
- a CDS encoding HK97 gp10 family phage protein: MQIDVEELKPLEPRFKKVAKRTVVLTANELQRNLKKLSPVDHGRLQGSWVIFQTGELERTVKSSAKYAIFVNDGTGLYGPFGHKIRPKNGKFLAFTPNKGKFKGKLVVVPWTRGQKPQRFVERSMEMTERRVQEFMIRAMMEMDS
- a CDS encoding phage tail tube protein, whose product is MGIRVVGIKEEARYGVAESAPDFHQEVSKAKASLNSTPNTKSSGSRMKKKARAGVYKPTANIEGEVDLKRIGHYLKAFLDNYHFTDGGSSPNTHEFWGGENNKLSSFTLWVTFDIFEKTIVGSLLDNFKMEVSDEYMKFTADFVYKTETSDEIDDMEDYAVKLIDGDWALMFYDVSVEIDESAPPGIVSSFSFEGKNNINVDKTIGLGSRGPQRKAAAQGRDITISFVSTLERETFELIQKAEYGEVGNGPSECKLCKIPLKLICNVCEDTTDRLEITFPECIFAVDYELSEADEIEVTFNLDAMGTGYATKLDGTRVLTDMYCRLVNDQPEIKSGEGVTSATVRLTVKDENEQPVSGNVAIVNRVTEESLEATTGSAGGCSFNDVAPGRYDVIVEGYEVVSGSIISVNDIDESFDITVEEIEED
- a CDS encoding phage major capsid protein — its product is MGNEATLNQLVNEQEKAVFKSMRTDMETGKAVLNVEQLGYFLREATLDNTILRDADFKLMKSFKKHLNRVGINGRVLTNGYDVNGETDPEIPAADVDFGANELDVKKLKAMCEIEDDEKEDNMTQAQFEQTLLQMMGERIGEDLEYWALFADSEVARSDDPLLNTNDGWLKKCANHISSRSIAPSNGMFDIEDGPEAMFDAMIKALPPRFRKNRRMLKFYVPFEVEDAYRNILINRGTGLGDSAQIGFNALSYKGIPIEHCSTLDDEDGRGILGNRVCSMLTNPKNLAYGIWKNLSVEPERIAKNELTRYWFRIRGDVDYYFRNGAVVSVMNSSDAEALPELSRA